The Pseudophryne corroboree isolate aPseCor3 chromosome 12, aPseCor3.hap2, whole genome shotgun sequence genomic sequence atgtgacactgtgggggcatatctagcactgtgggcacatggcacccactatctccctaggaccccagcctcctcagtcacccactatctccatcacctctgccacccagtcacgcactttctccctgtcactgacaatctccctggacccctgggggtacttttgtgttgccacgccccttccttgtgagaccacgcctcttttaaaatttgatcccatcaaggggcgctaaattctaaatttgcttaccaaaaaaattaagcttgggccggccctggaaaagaggcatctaagaggagacattattaatatttacaaatatataaagggacaattgaTGTAGCTATCAGGCAACTTGTTTACTGATATATCTCTATGCAGGACAGTCGGACATCCACTTAGGTAagaggagagaaaatgtcatacccaaCGAAGGTAAGAGTTCTTCACATTGAGTGCtgtaaagatttggaattctctaccagagaaggtaatAAATAATGATGGACTCAgtcatttctaactgaaaaagatatccaaggatatagaatttaaaatgaatgtattttacATACAGCACAAATTATAGTTGTTAGACTTAAAACATAACTTCATTTGGGACATTATAGTTAAACGATGGTTACATACAGAATAGGAtttgaattataatacaggttgaactcgatggacaatttgtcttttttcaaccacattaactatgttactatggggtaaatgtatgaagcagtgataagagtggagaagtgagcaagtggagaagttgcccatggcaaccaattagcaatgaagtaacatttataatgtgctgtgacaagaacactggaaaagtgtttgagggcaggtatgtttgtcccaggttcttgtcttacatgttttagaaaaaggaaaacttccaggaaaatgttttgttagcagcttttcagtttgttggaaaagctggataagggccctgagagagagagagagagagagagagagagagagagagagggcaagttccagacagtgggcccagttcgggtctttggcctcacagagggctaatcagggctttcagctgtgtaagagtgttatagggctgctagcctgatcagtgtgtgcagactgcctgaggagaaACCGCAGAATCTCTGCGAGGgaaacacgcttccttatacaagtgagccatacagtatttactggaaaactctgtgttttgtttagagacagtcaggaacatcttgtgtatagttagtgctggacaggcaaggtattttcttttgatgtttattttattttctgcttaataaaactggttgcggccattTCCACCACAAAACTGGAGTTGTATGAGAGAGGGGAATGACAGAAGTGGCGGTGAGAGAAGAGAATGACAGGAGCAGGCggtgagagaggggagtgagaggcgcagggggtgagatgggggagtaagaggcgcagggggtgagctgggggagtgagaggagcatggggtgagatgcagggtgtggtgaggtaaatttctcaggaggcactggctagtaccagaaccagatttacacacaatatgtgagccaaagggtacatctgggcattatacacaggtgcagcagtataacctCCTGGAAATTTGATGCATttcgatcagagatgtgtggaaaagataggcaggggaggcactgcctcacctgccatagactttttactccagagttttggctataaaaattattagaataatgcaaagaagatatttctaacatattatttgtatttttcatatactttatacagtcaaaactctggtgcaaacgttagtatgacaggaaaggctctgcctcaccccactgcatgtcactggcgagatgggggagtgagaggagcagggggtaagaTGGGGGAGTAAAAGGAGCATGGGGTGAGAGAGGGGAGTGAAAGGATCATGGGGTGAGATGGGGGTGTGAGAGGAGCATCacgtgagaggcacagggggtaaGATGGGGGAGTCAGAGGGACAGATGGTGAGAGGTgtaaggggtgagatgggggagtgagaggagcaggcagtgagatgggggagtgagaggcatagGGGGtatgatgggagagtgagaggagcaggcggtGAAAGGCacaaggggtgagatggggtagtgagagaAGCAGGCAGTGAGAGGCGCAGgcggtgagatggagtgagaggcacaggggtgagatggagtgagaagcacagggggtgagatggagtcaGAGGAGCAGGGCGTGAGATGGAGTACGAGGCaaagggggtgagatggagtgagaggcacaggggtgaGATGGAGTAGGGGGTGAGTCAGAAGCGCAGAGAGTGtgataggggagtgagaggagcagtggGTGaggtgggggagtgagaggcacagggttgAGATAGAAGAAGAGGCTGGAAGGGTAATAGAGAGTtagaggtgtagggggtaagtaaaggagagaaagatgcaGGTGATCAGACACACTGGAGAGTATATAGGGAGGAAGAGGgttacctaggatgaagatatggacacatgaggaaAAAGGCAAAGGAAAAATAAGGaagcagaagggacacatggaagacataatagaggtgagcaaaggtttttCAACATATCCTGCTACATTGTGCATTTCATCTAAAATTAAACACAGATTATCAAAATCCCTAAAGCTGCGGGGGAGCGCTACCataggcattgtgtgtaagggacactactactgtgggcattgtgtgtgtaatgggcactagtatgtggggcaatgtgaataagattgtgatactctgaggtgtaatttgaattgggggtactactgtgtggccacgcccctttcttgtgagcccacaccccttgTTTGCAATCCTCTACCATGTATGAGACATAGGGCACAAacctatagtttgcagggggcgccgaacaccctagcaccagccccggCTCCACCTAGTGGTGGGGTTGGGGGCAGGGGAGATGAGTCCCACCAGCTCTCCAGGACTACTTTAAGCCATGCTTAGACACACTGCTGCTGCAGAAGACCGGATCTCGGCGCTGGAAGAAGACACCACTTCTTAAGGTGAGTAATTAAGGACTAATTAAACTtcaaattgcttaattagtcattattGGGCTTTTGAAtgggtgccagagcaagtctcgCTGATTTTTCCAAGAAATAACCATTTTTGGGAAAATCAGACTTGTTCTGGGGGTGTGTGAAGAAAGACGTGGTGATTgaagggttaaatatgctatatgaactgttatgtgtttgaaaaGATACGTACCACTTTGTACAGGGtacccttatctgttcatacaatTCAAGGCCTGTCTGTGCCTCCTCTTTAGGGAGAGTTACATTCCAGACCAAAACTGTTATCTCTATTTCTGTTTGTGTTTCTAACTCTCTTAGAGGTTTTTGTATTCTGCccagtaactactaacgagccaataagagtgtaacacatgtcagttacacccatgtacgttgcctttataaacctttgttaacCATATAATAAAGCAGAGTGACTCTTAACCCTCAACTGTGTGTTGTCTGTATGGGGTTAGGAGCTGCTTTCACTGGTACCAGAGATGATTACAtcgaggaggcacaaaaagggttaaatcccttcagctgggggctaggtccgggatctaggcgatcgtcccctgcccggtaagatagagaattttattgtctgtcttttccgttcagggattgcgattactactagatctgaactcattccgtgttccgggaacacgtgaccaaaaatacaatccaagtccgggacttggcagaaaagaaacttgttttcttaaaggcgccgggcgccacataaaggtatcagggataccaatctttaaaggcaaaggtatcagggatacTAATAGCAGGACCAGGGGTCCACGAAATCTTTAAAAGGCACAGGTATCCAGGATACCATAAGATGGACGAGaagtccaaataacaacgcctcctcgatttgatcacctaaatgtttgtatgtttgtcttataagtacttatattgtaattttttctattaaggacactcagtgaacggttggtaagtgcacgggcgctgagtctcagaggacattgttgtttacagtgattttaagtacatttgaaagttgatttgtaacaaataacattgtccacgattgcagagatattaattgtacgggtagtaagtgtacgtacatttggtatcacaagttgtgctgttattccttatcttctctgttctgtctctggtagtttgtgtagggaatgtgtaatcccacatgttaccaatgatttatgatcagatcagctgaatgcatacatagactattgtttcccttccctgttatttgtgaattcttttagaaatatgttgcgtgggtggtaagtgtacacgcattatatgacagtgtgttcggaacagtctatgtttttatgataggattgttgttgctttaccttaaaatacgttagttacttgttgataatatgggattcagaccagagtaaagagagactgaatacccccctcccctcccctcccctcccctcccctcccgggggagacctgcaaggaatgtgctgctcgtccctcccagcagcagcagtagcttgcaaacagaaacctagtgagaatgggactgaattctggaagtgattaaaagtgttggtctgaagaagcAGGGCTCAGCCTAGTGAATTGCTATAATCTTCTTATTTCTAAATTTGTTAACAATCTGCTGCCCTCTACTGGTCTCACAGTAAAACAGAGTGTTTCCAGTTCGACCTCTGATAATtttaaagattttgaaaaacatttatatgaagagaaagcagcaggttgttttgaaatgaggaaatctgtcagtacAGGAACCCTCACCCCCAGCGGGACATCCCACAGAATAGGGGGCCCCCTGCACCTCCGAGCagacgacatacatcctgctttaattgCGGCAAGGATGGACATTGGGCTAGGGACTGTCCTTACCCCCTTAGCAAACTTAAACAACCACTGCTGCCTGAACCTGCCCACACTAACAATACTCCCAGAGACGCCCCAAGGTTCCAAATTGACTGacagggacagccccgctgacggggcccggaggagagtgtcccgactttcatgcagctcactggTTACTGGAAGGACAGTGGagccaccaccagtgtcctgtgtagggaCCAGTACCATGAATCCTTAAaaaagtccgctccttcaatgggaattaatgggatacccacaaaagcctctattaccgacgccatcagtatagaaactttgaagggcgtttatatgggaagacacaactttactgtaatacctgaatgcccaATAAACCTACTGGGAAGAGATCTTCTCAGCTGTCTTGAAATCACAATTAGTCCCTCTGCCTCAAGTAGCGGCATGGATGTTGTATCACCTCATTTACCTGTATGGGTAAaccttgacacaccacctgagttagagactgtaaacccccaggtatggtcagaggggccctatgacactggcctaatatcatgtaccccctacaaggccacactgaaacctgatgtacacccctttaccagaaacaatatccattgtctaaaagaaaaaatagaaggtcttagacctatggtacagcaatttttagagcaaggcattcttagacatgtagtatccccatactgcacaccagtcaaccctgtagCAAAAGCAGATGGGTCTATAAGGTTTGTGCAAGATCTtagagcaattaatcagctaattgttcccattgcaccaattgtacccgatgtaaactcactcctctcagccatccctgtagatgctgcatttttttcagtgattaatttaaaaaatgcatttttcagcataccagtggacccccaaacacagttactttttgctttttcttttgagggcaagcagttaacatggtgcagattaccacaggtatgtttattcacctgttgtgtatagcattgtactccaagccacattggctccctggcaccccccctatggttctgtcctgctacagtatgcagatgatctgcttctctgtagtcaaactgttaaactggctctgtgaatgtggacacaaggtgtctaaaaactaaaatgcaatggtgtaaaaagcatgtcgattatttgggttttgtactcacagagggagaaaggaaaatcagtccacaacgcattcagtctgtattgggcctggtcaccccaactactcagaaggaaatgctatcctttctgggcatgattaattattgcagacagtggatatctgattgttcctactatgacaacattttgagacaagccactctcaatgacaaacctaaacagattcaatggtcacaagaaatgttaactgcatatgaaagtctaaaatgtatgttggtgaAAAGTCCGGCACAGAGCCTCCCAAactgtactgccgtttcatttatatgcaagggacaactgtaaaaccatggcgggggtactaactcacatggaggcaaactgcgccctgtggtattcctgtgtcggtccaaggtatgcctgcctgcctcagagcactggcagcttgtgcaatggtggctgagatggcaactacactcaccttaggtcacacaacaattctacacacaacacatgatgtcgtagcaatacttaacggcttgcatacacagcatatgtcggcccaacgccttagtgggcatgaagtcctattgcaaagcaacccatccctcatcatcaaatatgcaaacacgtcatcaggcccagcacccattcttaatgcactcctagggctaaagggtccccaagatgacatacctgacgaccatgactgctcagcatcaatagaatcagagacctccccgagattagacatgtcccctgtGCCAATACCCGGTTCAGACAATGTttttgttgatggctcctgtagcagaccaaatgactccacataccaagcaggttatgccgttgtgcgcctgcccaatgacattcttgaagcaaagcccatgccttaccaatcggcacaggctgcagagctcatagcccttaTCAGAGCCTGCCACATGTACCAAAACAAacccgttacaatttacacagactccaaatatgcccatggcgttgtccacgaccatgaagttatttgggcaagaagaggctttgtaggagccgatggaaaaggcatttccCATGCACAACTTATCTCAAACCtcctccatgccatcacactgccctctgacattgcaattttgcactgtagggcccatactggtggcaaggacgacatatcagaaggaaatgcccttgctgacagaactgccaaagaagcagctctacaacccattgcccagtcccatatgactgtcatgaccccccctgccattaatgatcaatatcttatcacggaactacaggccacagcctccaacaaggatttggatgactggatatatcctgtattgcagaaaaatcccaaatcaggattaatctgcaaagaggggaaaccttgtataccccaaacaagtgcccctttgttcattgctcactaccatggggtaggacaaacttaggaaggccacaggaggtaccttccacaaatggaaacaggtccttcccattatcttagcagaaatcagaatgaccccacaaaagaccctaggttattcaccctttgaaatacttatgggtaggccTTTCCCACACCTTGGGCTAAGTAGAATTGATAAAGGAAGAATATGTGAGGTCCCTCATCAGCAAattagatgaaattgaacacaaggttgtttgtaaaaatccttttaatccacaggaaccgacacatccttttcaagtcggagacaaagtcgttgtgaaagtgctcccgaggaataaaggtccaggagatttcacctatggtccagagacggaagtcgtggcagtgaccaggacggctgtccttactgaagacgggcccacgtggatacacgcatcccgagtaaagaagatacccagcccaaatCGCGAAGCAAGTCAAGGAGATTCCAGCGAGGTactaaccggggcagacagccctgacctccaacatggAGAAGCAGGTGATGCTGAAGAAGAAGAAGACGTCTATCTATGGCCAGGGGACTATGTTGacaatcctaatggtcctcacttgccaagctacagctgaagtagacattacacaaaactcTGGCATTTACACATTCTGGTACAACTCCTCCAACACTGAGGTTGCTACTTATAAAATAGACTTTTGCAATTTTGGCCCATGCCTCAGAAAACATTATGAATGGGGATGTGACCAGTATGGAACACGTAATACCCCCAATGAagcttatatttgtgttactagtaaatattggggtgataaatgtgcgtattggggatcagtgggatggaattctggtcatagttatggataccagcccaaggaggctctctcaagtaaagacaaatatggtgagtccctgcttacccgtcttaccctttatagacaaaacagatgtgatagtaaattcatattaagcataagacatccccagtctactgatgcaggcacctatgtcctgggTGAATCCTTTTTTATAAATCCATCCCTTACACAATTCTTGTtgcaggatatgtttaacaatgaaaagtatgcccagctcaagtcccctaaaccacgccccaacctcttgagacctcatataaccaccttccaGGAAATGATTGCTATAGACAACCCCACTTTCGAAGGCACTATGGCCATTGAAACTGGGTTTTCAGATATTAATCTTTGGGTAGAATGGATGAGATATAATGCCAAGAAACATAATATGACTAATTGTTATGTATGTGGTAAATCTAGACC encodes the following:
- the LOC134980843 gene encoding uncharacterized protein LOC134980843, which encodes MEKQVMLKKKKTSIYGQGTMLTILMVLTCQATAEVDITQNSGIYTFWYNSSNTEVATYKIDFCNFGPCLRKHYEWGCDQYGTRNTPNEAYICVTSKYWGDKCAYWGSVGWNSGHSYGYQPKEALSSKDKYGESLLTRLTLYRQNRCDSKFILSIRHPQSTDAGTYVLGESFFINPSLTQFLLQDMFNNEKYAQLKSPKPRPNLLRPHITTFQEMIAIDNPTFEGTMAIETGFSDINLWVEWMRYNAKKHNMTNCYVCGKSRPHLGTVPLNIPLDQESCFFSLYNDTETNEGSPTSNTAPTHRRKRETPVGSFDPHVYIDTIGVPRGVPDEFKARNEVSAGFESLIPIITVNGSVAWINYIYYNQQRFVNDTKDALKGLSEQLEATSQMTFQNQMALDMILAKKVVLVFTLVR